A genome region from Tolypothrix sp. PCC 7712 includes the following:
- a CDS encoding ABC transporter ATP-binding protein, whose amino-acid sequence MAEAGIKVKDLHFSWPSGQTAIKSCSLEVPRGEFWMLLGTNGSGKSTLLRLLAGLLAPTSGEIGVLHPVGFVFQNPDHQLVMPTVGADVAFGLVKEKLPPAAVRARVEEALGAVNLHTLQRRPIYALSGGQKQRVAIAGAIARRCEILLLDEPTALLDPDSQLDLVAGVRNLVKSRGITALWVTHRLDELNYCDGAFLLENGLLVDQGEPLRLKQRLMEVHKEVS is encoded by the coding sequence ATGGCGGAAGCGGGAATCAAAGTTAAGGATTTACACTTTAGTTGGCCAAGTGGGCAGACAGCCATTAAATCTTGCTCTCTAGAAGTCCCTAGAGGCGAATTTTGGATGCTTCTGGGTACAAATGGCAGTGGTAAATCAACGCTACTGAGATTGTTAGCAGGATTATTAGCTCCCACATCAGGAGAAATTGGGGTGTTGCATCCCGTGGGCTTTGTGTTTCAAAATCCCGATCATCAACTGGTAATGCCCACAGTTGGTGCGGATGTGGCTTTTGGACTAGTAAAAGAAAAATTGCCCCCTGCAGCAGTTAGAGCCAGAGTAGAGGAGGCTTTAGGGGCTGTAAATTTACACACCCTACAACGTCGCCCTATCTATGCTTTGAGTGGCGGACAGAAACAGCGAGTGGCAATTGCTGGTGCGATCGCGCGTCGCTGTGAAATCTTACTATTAGATGAACCCACTGCCCTATTAGATCCAGATAGCCAACTAGATTTAGTGGCTGGTGTCCGTAACCTTGTCAAAAGTCGTGGTATTACAGCGCTATGGGTAACCCATCGCTTAGATGAGTTGAACTATTGTGATGGTGCTTTTCTATTAGAAAATGGTTTGCTTGTAGATCAAGGTGAACCCCTGCGCCTCAAACAGCGTTTGATGGAAGTACACAAAGAAGTGTCATAA